The proteins below come from a single Thermanaerothrix sp. genomic window:
- a CDS encoding ABC transporter substrate-binding protein, protein MKMRRGFLVVVAALGLSLLLSLGAFGAEPIKIGLLAPITGFAAADGESMLNSVKLAVEEVNAAGGVLGRKVQLVYYDDAADPKQAVPLAQKLIKQDRVVGVVGGSYSMPSRAVAPIFDDEEIPFIAAYAIHPDVTKGDYTFRNGFLGAVEGQAAAYTAVKILKGKRIAIITSDNDFGRTLAEGFKKYMKRNPSDAQLVLSLTYPMSEKDFKAYLAKVKEANADVVFASGYYFQTGPMLKQAREMGITAKFLGEEGADSPKTIEIAGKAAEGFVIVTNLNRDDPRPVVQKFLKEYRKRYKTEPDMVGASGYDAFRVLVDSIKRAGSTDRKAVRNAMAETANYNGLTGIIRGFDKEGEVIKPVQVQVVKNGKFRYLAMVDNPAIITPRLAAGEE, encoded by the coding sequence ATGAAGATGAGAAGGGGCTTTTTGGTCGTGGTGGCGGCTTTGGGGCTGTCGTTGTTGCTTTCCCTTGGGGCCTTTGGGGCGGAGCCCATCAAGATAGGGCTTCTTGCCCCCATAACGGGCTTCGCCGCCGCGGACGGGGAGAGCATGCTCAACTCCGTTAAGCTGGCGGTGGAGGAGGTAAACGCGGCGGGAGGGGTCCTGGGGCGCAAGGTCCAGCTGGTTTACTACGATGACGCGGCGGATCCCAAGCAGGCGGTTCCCCTGGCCCAGAAGTTGATCAAGCAGGACCGGGTGGTGGGGGTTGTGGGTGGTTCCTATAGCATGCCCTCCCGGGCGGTGGCTCCCATCTTCGACGACGAGGAGATACCCTTCATAGCCGCCTACGCCATACACCCCGACGTGACCAAGGGGGACTACACGTTCCGCAACGGCTTCCTGGGGGCCGTGGAGGGACAGGCGGCGGCTTACACGGCGGTGAAGATCCTGAAGGGCAAGAGGATCGCCATAATAACCAGCGACAACGATTTCGGAAGGACCCTGGCGGAGGGGTTCAAGAAGTACATGAAGCGTAACCCCAGCGACGCCCAGCTGGTGCTGTCCCTCACCTATCCCATGAGCGAGAAGGACTTCAAGGCTTATCTTGCCAAGGTGAAGGAGGCCAACGCGGACGTGGTCTTCGCCAGCGGCTACTACTTCCAGACCGGCCCCATGCTCAAGCAGGCCCGGGAGATGGGCATAACCGCCAAGTTCTTGGGCGAGGAGGGGGCGGACTCGCCCAAGACCATCGAGATAGCCGGCAAGGCGGCGGAGGGCTTCGTCATAGTCACCAACCTGAACCGGGACGACCCGCGGCCGGTGGTGCAGAAGTTCCTAAAGGAATACCGGAAGCGCTACAAGACCGAGCCCGACATGGTTGGCGCCTCCGGTTACGACGCCTTCAGGGTGTTGGTGGACTCCATCAAGCGGGCGGGTTCCACGGACCGCAAGGCGGTGAGGAACGCCATGGCGGAGACCGCCAACTACAACGGCCTTACTGGCATCATAAGGGGCTTCGACAAGGAAGGGGAGGTCATAAAGCCCGTCCAGGTGCAGGTGGTGAAGAACGGCAAGTTCCGTTACCTCGCCATGGTGGACAACCCCGCCATAATCACCCCGCGCCTTGCGGCGGGAGAGGAGTAA
- a CDS encoding sodium-dependent transporter: MEGRETFSSKLGFVLACVGAAMGLGSIWLFPWRLGAFGGAAFLIPYLAFTFGLAVTGLMGEFAFGRSQKAGAVRAFGKVLSERGFRFGGALGLIPVLGVSGVFVFYLIVCGWVLKYLVLSVMGAFSRMDPAAYFQAFAGSWESVLWHLAAMVLTMLIIARGVQGGIESSNKVMMPALFLILLALMARSLTLPGAMKGVEFLLLPKWHHLMDPKTWVMALGMAFFTVCLGGAAMLVYGSYLKDGEDIPSSAMNTAFWTTVASILSALVTIPAAFAFGLDVNAGPSLLFITVPHIFGSMPGGYVFGILFFLCVLFAAISSAINLMEVPVEAVMDGFGLSRKASSMAVAAAGFLLGVPMAVNLDLFGTFADTVTTYVVPFGAVLSAVVFFWFYGADRARQEVNMGARKKLGAWWSFHAKYVFVLTSVAVLVLGIVMGGF; this comes from the coding sequence GTGGAGGGAAGGGAGACCTTTTCGAGCAAGTTGGGGTTCGTGTTGGCCTGCGTGGGCGCCGCCATGGGGCTTGGGAGCATATGGCTTTTCCCCTGGAGGCTTGGGGCCTTTGGCGGGGCGGCGTTTCTGATACCGTACCTGGCTTTCACCTTTGGCCTTGCGGTCACGGGCCTTATGGGGGAGTTCGCCTTTGGCAGGAGCCAGAAGGCGGGGGCCGTGAGGGCCTTCGGCAAGGTCCTTTCGGAAAGGGGGTTCCGCTTCGGCGGGGCCCTGGGGCTCATCCCGGTGCTTGGGGTTAGCGGGGTGTTCGTCTTCTACCTCATAGTCTGTGGATGGGTGCTCAAGTATCTGGTCCTGTCCGTGATGGGGGCCTTCTCCCGCATGGACCCCGCCGCCTACTTCCAGGCCTTTGCGGGCAGCTGGGAGAGCGTGTTGTGGCACCTGGCTGCCATGGTCCTCACCATGCTCATAATAGCCCGGGGGGTTCAGGGGGGCATAGAGAGCTCCAACAAGGTCATGATGCCCGCCCTCTTCCTGATATTGCTGGCTTTGATGGCGAGGTCCCTCACGCTCCCTGGGGCCATGAAGGGGGTTGAGTTCCTGCTGCTCCCCAAGTGGCACCACCTCATGGATCCCAAGACCTGGGTGATGGCCCTGGGCATGGCCTTCTTCACCGTGTGCCTCGGCGGGGCCGCCATGCTGGTCTACGGCAGCTACCTCAAGGACGGGGAGGACATACCCTCATCGGCTATGAACACCGCCTTCTGGACCACCGTGGCCTCCATCCTGTCCGCCTTGGTGACCATCCCCGCTGCCTTCGCCTTCGGCCTTGACGTGAACGCCGGGCCGTCCCTGCTCTTCATAACCGTGCCCCACATCTTCGGCTCCATGCCCGGGGGCTACGTTTTCGGCATCCTGTTCTTCCTGTGCGTGCTCTTCGCCGCCATCTCCTCCGCCATAAACCTCATGGAGGTTCCGGTGGAGGCGGTCATGGACGGGTTCGGCCTTTCCAGGAAGGCCAGCTCCATGGCGGTGGCGGCCGCGGGGTTCCTGCTGGGGGTCCCCATGGCGGTGAACCTCGACCTCTTCGGGACCTTCGCCGATACCGTGACCACCTACGTGGTCCCCTTCGGGGCGGTGCTCTCCGCAGTGGTGTTCTTCTGGTTCTACGGCGCCGACCGGGCCAGGCAGGAGGTTAACATGGGGGCCCGCAAGAAGCTCGGGGCCTGGTGGAGCTTCCACGCCAAGTACGTCTTCGTGCTGACCTCCGTGGCGGTGCTGGTGCTGGGCATCGTGATGGGAGGCTTCTAA